From one Leifsonia sp. 1010 genomic stretch:
- a CDS encoding MFS transporter encodes MNSRRSWVVYGIGVFAYLIAVMQRTTIGVAGVAATDRFHVSASVLSTLAVVQLIVYAGMQVPVGVLIDRIGSRVLMIAGTALMVVGQVAVALAPSIAVAIIGRILVGAGDATVFTSLMRLTNSWFRGKIVPQLSQWIGNVGQLGQVLSAVPFALLLHLSGWTVAFLTAAGLSVVALVGIVAAVTDRPVGASEGPRPATWSDSLRQLRVSLARPGTQLGFWSHFVTQSSGTVFSLMWGIPFLVFAIGIEPAEASALLTVLVGAGLISGPILGILTARFPMRRSNLVLGIVALMAAAWTLVLLWPGQPPLWTVIVLIAAIGIGGPGSLIGFDFARTFNPLHSLGSANGIVNVGGFLASFVMMFLIGVSLDVQAHGAGGDAELYQLDHFRWAFAIQYVIVGIGVGFLVHARRRTRRRLKDDEGIEVAPLWVALVGAWRRRGGREAL; translated from the coding sequence GTGAATTCGCGTCGCTCCTGGGTCGTCTACGGGATCGGCGTCTTCGCCTACCTGATCGCGGTCATGCAGCGCACGACCATCGGCGTCGCCGGTGTGGCCGCGACCGACCGCTTCCACGTCTCCGCGTCCGTCCTGTCGACGCTCGCCGTCGTCCAGCTGATCGTCTACGCCGGGATGCAGGTCCCGGTCGGCGTGCTGATCGACCGGATCGGGTCGCGCGTCCTCATGATCGCCGGGACCGCGCTGATGGTCGTCGGGCAGGTCGCCGTCGCACTCGCGCCGAGCATCGCCGTGGCGATCATCGGGCGCATCCTGGTCGGGGCGGGTGACGCGACCGTCTTCACCTCTCTGATGCGGCTCACCAATTCCTGGTTCCGCGGCAAGATCGTGCCGCAGCTGTCGCAGTGGATCGGCAACGTCGGCCAGCTGGGACAGGTGCTGTCGGCTGTTCCGTTCGCGCTGCTCCTGCACCTCTCCGGCTGGACGGTGGCGTTCCTTACCGCGGCCGGCCTTTCCGTCGTCGCCCTGGTGGGCATCGTGGCTGCGGTCACCGACCGGCCGGTGGGAGCGAGCGAGGGCCCCAGGCCGGCGACCTGGTCGGACTCGCTGCGGCAGCTGCGGGTCAGCCTGGCGCGTCCCGGAACGCAGCTCGGGTTCTGGTCCCACTTCGTCACGCAGTCCTCCGGCACGGTGTTCAGCCTGATGTGGGGCATCCCGTTCCTGGTGTTCGCCATCGGCATCGAGCCGGCGGAGGCGTCCGCCCTGCTCACCGTGCTCGTCGGCGCCGGCCTCATCTCCGGGCCGATCCTCGGCATCCTCACCGCCCGCTTCCCGATGCGCCGCAGCAACCTGGTGCTCGGGATCGTCGCCCTGATGGCCGCCGCCTGGACGCTCGTGCTGCTCTGGCCGGGGCAACCCCCGCTCTGGACGGTGATCGTTCTGATCGCGGCGATCGGCATCGGCGGCCCCGGGTCGCTCATCGGCTTCGACTTCGCGCGCACCTTCAACCCACTGCACAGCCTGGGATCCGCCAACGGGATCGTCAACGTCGGCGGCTTCCTCGCGAGCTTCGTGATGATGTTCCTGATCGGCGTCTCGCTCGACGTCCAGGCGCACGGAGCGGGTGGGGATGCGGAACTCTACCAACTGGACCACTTCCGCTGGGCATTCGCCATCCAGTACGTGATCGTCGGCATCGGGGTCGGGTTCCTGGTGCACGCACGACGCCGCACACGACGCAGATTGAAGGACGACGAGGGAATAGAAGTGGCCCCTCTGTGGGTTGCACTCGTCGGAGCGTGGAGGAGGCGCGGCGGGCGCGAAGCGCTGTAG
- a CDS encoding PAC2 family protein, which translates to MRDPGELFELNPALSVPEGLPLVAGLTGFADAGSGVSQLGTYLLGTLDSEVVATFDADILLDYRARRPIIYFDQDHLTDYQPATLKLYLAYDELRQPFLLLSGFEPDFRWEAFTEAVLGLIERYKVKSVTWVHSIPMPVPHTRPIGVTVSGNRTDLIDSMSIWKPHTQVPANALHLLEYRLQQLSYPIAGFILLIPHYLADTEYPAAAIAALDSISAATGLIYPTDRLRQEDREFVANIDEQVAGNAELGRLVGTLEERHDSYMEDTQLRSPLTDSDGELPSADEIAAELENFLAFRRHGDEENGRGER; encoded by the coding sequence ATGCGTGACCCCGGCGAACTGTTCGAGCTCAACCCGGCACTGTCGGTGCCGGAGGGATTGCCGCTCGTCGCGGGGCTGACCGGCTTCGCCGACGCGGGCTCCGGCGTGAGCCAGCTGGGCACCTATCTGCTCGGCACGCTCGACAGCGAGGTGGTCGCCACCTTCGACGCCGACATCCTCCTCGACTACCGTGCCCGTCGTCCGATCATCTACTTCGACCAGGACCACCTGACCGACTACCAGCCGGCGACCCTCAAGCTGTACCTCGCCTACGACGAGCTGCGTCAGCCGTTCCTGCTGCTTTCGGGCTTCGAACCGGACTTCCGGTGGGAGGCGTTCACGGAGGCTGTGCTCGGCCTGATCGAGCGGTACAAGGTGAAGAGCGTGACCTGGGTGCACTCCATCCCGATGCCCGTGCCGCACACGCGACCGATCGGCGTGACGGTGAGCGGCAACCGCACCGATCTGATCGACTCGATGTCCATCTGGAAGCCGCACACGCAGGTCCCCGCGAACGCCCTGCACCTGCTGGAGTACCGCCTTCAGCAGCTGTCGTACCCGATCGCCGGCTTCATCCTGCTCATCCCGCACTACCTCGCCGACACCGAGTATCCGGCCGCGGCGATCGCCGCGCTCGACTCGATCAGCGCGGCCACCGGGCTCATCTACCCGACCGACCGCCTGCGGCAGGAGGACAGGGAGTTCGTCGCGAACATCGACGAGCAGGTCGCCGGCAACGCCGAGCTCGGCCGGCTGGTGGGCACGCTGGAGGAGCGGCACGACTCCTATATGGAGGACACGCAGCTGCGCTCGCCGCTGACGGACAGCGACGGCGAGCTCCCGAGCGCCGACGAGATCGCCGCCGAGCTGGAGAACTTCCTCGCGTTCCGGCGACACGGCGACGAGGAGAACGGGCGCGGCGAGCGCTGA
- a CDS encoding leucyl aminopeptidase → MTVPALTVTDASTPSGPADVLVVAARVARDSVTVLSGADRDGLAQQLRDVGFSGGKDELVRLPGQGAGASLAVIGLPEGGEDALRYAAGSAVRQLAGTAAVALDLPAEGDAQLGAVLEGAALGAYAFTEYREKSRAATKDPVGSVEVLGTASDGGALIARATAVAEAAALVKDLVNTPPLDLYPETFAERAQAASSDLPVTVTVWDEEQLAVEGFGGILGVGQGSTRPPRLVKVAYSPDGAERHLALVGKGITFDSGGLSLKPATGMVGMKYDMTGAATVLGVVLAAARLALPVRVTAWLCLAENMPSGSAIRPNDVLRIRGGRTVEVLNTDAEGRLVLADGLVAASEERPDAIVDVATLTGAAMVALGTRYAAVMGSDDLVDQVLTAGKESGELLWPMPLPGELRATINSDVADIANANPGNTAGGALLAGVFLQEFVGRTGDADDAPRIPWAHLDIAGPAKSPAAPYGFTGKGPSAVSVRALIRLAESFSGK, encoded by the coding sequence ATGACCGTTCCTGCGCTGACCGTGACCGACGCATCCACCCCCTCCGGCCCCGCCGACGTGCTCGTCGTCGCCGCGCGGGTCGCCCGAGACAGCGTGACCGTGCTGTCCGGCGCCGACCGCGACGGGCTTGCACAGCAGCTGCGGGACGTCGGGTTCAGCGGGGGCAAGGACGAACTGGTGCGGCTGCCCGGGCAGGGCGCCGGCGCGTCGCTCGCGGTGATCGGACTGCCCGAGGGCGGAGAGGATGCGCTGCGCTATGCCGCGGGGAGCGCCGTGCGGCAGCTGGCGGGCACCGCCGCGGTCGCGCTCGACCTCCCGGCGGAGGGCGACGCACAGCTCGGCGCCGTGCTCGAGGGCGCGGCGCTCGGCGCCTACGCCTTCACGGAGTACCGCGAGAAGAGCCGTGCGGCGACGAAGGATCCCGTCGGGTCCGTCGAGGTGCTCGGCACCGCGTCGGACGGCGGCGCCCTGATCGCCCGCGCCACCGCCGTCGCCGAGGCCGCGGCGCTCGTCAAGGATCTGGTGAACACTCCCCCGCTCGACCTCTACCCCGAGACGTTCGCCGAGCGTGCGCAGGCGGCGTCGTCGGACCTTCCCGTGACGGTGACCGTCTGGGATGAGGAACAGCTCGCGGTCGAGGGGTTCGGCGGCATCCTCGGCGTCGGCCAGGGCTCGACCCGGCCGCCGCGGCTGGTCAAGGTCGCCTACTCCCCCGACGGCGCCGAGCGGCACCTCGCGCTGGTCGGCAAGGGCATCACGTTCGACTCCGGCGGCCTGTCGCTGAAGCCGGCGACCGGGATGGTCGGGATGAAGTACGACATGACCGGCGCCGCGACGGTGCTCGGCGTGGTGCTCGCCGCCGCCCGCCTCGCGCTCCCCGTACGCGTCACGGCGTGGCTGTGCCTGGCGGAGAACATGCCGTCCGGATCGGCGATCCGTCCGAACGACGTGCTGCGCATCCGCGGCGGACGCACCGTCGAGGTGCTCAACACCGACGCGGAGGGCCGGCTCGTGCTCGCGGACGGCCTGGTCGCCGCCAGCGAGGAGCGGCCCGACGCGATCGTCGACGTCGCCACGCTGACGGGCGCGGCGATGGTCGCCCTCGGCACCCGGTACGCCGCCGTGATGGGCTCCGACGACCTCGTCGACCAGGTGCTCACGGCGGGCAAGGAGAGCGGCGAGCTGCTCTGGCCGATGCCGCTCCCCGGCGAGCTGCGCGCGACGATCAACTCGGATGTGGCCGACATCGCGAACGCCAACCCGGGCAACACCGCCGGCGGCGCTCTGCTCGCCGGCGTGTTCCTCCAGGAGTTCGTGGGACGCACCGGCGACGCGGACGACGCTCCGCGCATCCCGTGGGCCCACCTCGACATCGCGGGCCCGGCGAAGAGCCCCGCTGCGCCGTACGGATTCACCGGGAAGGGACCGTCCGCCGTCAGCGTAAGGGCGCTCATCCGTCTGGCCGAGAGCTTTTCCGGGAAGTAG